CTATATCGTTCTAATTTTTTGTTTTGTTTTGTTTTGTTAGTTCTTAAATCTAGTTGATAAACTTTTGATTGGTAGTAATCTTTAACAAGATTAAGTTTGTGGATTTGATAAAATAAAGTATTATGTTTCTTCAATAAAATTTCATTATTGATAAAAGCATATTTTGATAGATCGTTTATTTTTACTTTCATATTCATATTATAGAGACCATAACCTTAATTGTTAATCAGTATAATATATGCTAAATTTCTTTAATAAAGTAGTTAGAAGAATTGTTTATTTATTCGGTTTATTATTCGTTTTAGTTATTACTGGCTTGGGAGCTGTTGGAGTTGTTTTTCATAAACAAATTATTAATTATTATGAACAATACCAACGTGAAAGTAGAAGTTTTTTAGGTAGTGTAAATGAGTCAATTGCGGATATTCAAACTATTCTTGATAATGAAGATATCCAAGATGTGCCAAGTAATATTAAACAAACAATTTCTTCAGCTCAAAAAAGCGTTGATGGTGTAAATGATATTATTACCAAAACTGAAGATAATGTTAAAAATCTAAGTGATCCAATTGCTAACGTTGAACGATTGTTGCATGATAACAAGGTATATTTCCAAATAGTTCAAAAACAAAACGACTGACAAACAGCCGTTGATACAGTAAATAGCGTTAAAGGGATAATTAACGAATTAAATACAGATATTATTCCTAACTCTAAAAAAACATTAGATGAAATTCGTCAAAATATTGATAGTGCTAAAAACCTGACAACAAATATCGATATTCAAGGAATAATGAGACGTGCTAACAGAACTATTGGGCCAGTTCGTCAAGTTTTAAATACGATTAACAACATTAATGATCGATTGAGTTCAAATGATAAAGAAACTGTTTCGCAATATTTAAGTTTAATATCAAATATCTTGCTAGGTGTTGGTGGTTCATTATTAGCTTTAACTGTCTTTATTTTAATTCTTAGATTCCTTCTATATAAATCAGTTAAAGGGTTTATTGTTAAAAGAAGTAAAGCAAATCAACAATTGGCAGAATTCATCAAACACGTTTATGAGAATTATCCTGAAGTTGTAGATGAATTAAGAAAATCAAATTAACGAATTTAATTTATAAAAAACATAATCACAAAAGACCATATTAATTGGTCTTTTTTTATTGCTAATTTTTATAAATATATTTAACTAAAAAAATTAAAAAACAACGGTAAAAATAGCATTTTTTAATGTTTTTTTGTTTAAATTAATCATTAAAAAAACAATATAAAAAAATCAATAAAATGCTAATTAATTCAATTAAATTTTTTCGTATATTTTAACTAGTTATTTATTGAAATATAAGCTAATAAAAAATTAAAATTCTATAAATAATTAAATGTCTTTTTAACAAGAAAAAAGATACCTAAATTTTTATGGATCTTTTTTATGAATAAATATCTAGATAACGATTCAATTAGCTCATATAAATACAATCCAAGAGGGTTAAAAACAATCGCTTTTATTGGCGTAATTAGTTCATTAATTTCTATTGGATTTTTAGTTATTGGTGGTGAGTTTTCTCCTGGATTTAAAACATTTATGAACTTTATTTGATACCCTTTTGTTGGTTTAGGGTATTGTGTTTCAGGAATCGCTTTAGGATTTAATTACTATAACAATAAACATCAAAGTTTTAAATCGTGAGTTTATGGACATAGAAGATTTTTCTTTTATTTCTATATTATTGCTTTCTTTGTAATAATTACTTTTCTAATATCATTAGCCATATTACAAAAGAATAATCACAATTTAGTTAAACTAGGTATTTTAATTAATACAAAACATCCTGATTTAGGTTGAACTAATAATCCTAATAATTGATATGGATTTATTTTCTTATATACATTAATACCTTTACAAAACTTTAATATAATTGGAACAACTTTTATTGTTAGCTTATTTTGATTCAATATATTTGGATTTTTGTTAGTTAATTTTTTAAATAAATACGGATTTAAATGGAATACTTTATTATTAGTTATTCTAGTTATGTATTGTTTTTTCACTCATATAAGTGATGAAATTGCTAAACATAATGCATGAATAAAAACCAATCAACCATGAATGAGTGAAATTAAGAGATTTAGCGCTTTTATTAATACCGTTACATTATTTTATTTTGGATTATATATGCGTAAATATATGCGTATTTGAAAATTCAAATATAGTGTATCTTTATTAACAATCATTACTATTACTTTCATTATTGTTCAAACAATACTGGATTTTGTTTGATATAAAAAGTTCAATTTAAATTTTGTTTTAGCTAGTGGAATTGCTTCTCCTGGAACTATCTTATTATCATGACTATGAGTTAATAGTTGTGTTGGATTTAATTTAACTAACAATAAAACGCAAAATAGGTTTATCAATTTCTCTAATAACTTTATAAATCATGTATCGGCATTTAGCTATCCTTTCTGGTTTCAAATGGCAGGAATATCTGGAAGATTTATTTATGGATATTTAATTATCAACTTACTTGTTGGTATTCCAGTTAAAGAAGCATGATACCCAAGAATTTTATTAGTATTTGAAACTAAACCTTATCAAAACGATTACATATTTTCTTTCTTAATAATTTTCATGATGATAATTGTTCCTTTTATCTATTATTGATTAGCTAAATATCTAAATATTTTAATGTTAAAAATAGATAATTTAGTTGCCAGAAAAACAAATTCAAAAACTGTTTAAAAATTAATAAAAAAATTAAAAATATACGGTAAAAATACTATTTTTTAAATTATTTTAATTAATTAGCTCAATCAATAAATAAGCTATATTTATTCAATAGTTTTAATTATTAATAAACATGAAATTAGAGCTATAAAATATTTGTTATTTTTGTTAATAGAAATTACTAAAAATAAGTAATTTGTCAAATTAATTTTGTCTTATTTATTATTTAAATTTAATTACAAATATTTCTTTTAAAAGAATATTTATTTTGATAACTTAAAACAACTATCATCAGACAAAAAAATGTTATTTAAAGTCAATAGAAAATATTTTCTAAGTGATTATATTTTTAAAAATTTATTAAATTTATTAATGAAAAATTACAATTATTAACTCTAATAATAATTGGAAAAATATTAAATTTTTTAATGAAAAATTAAAAATACACGGTAAAAATGATGTTTTTTAATAATTAATAAATTATTTCTTTCTTCATTTTTTTCAATGTTCAATTATGAATTTTTCATTAAAATTATGGTCTTGTTTTAAATAATAATTTTTAGATCTTAATTCTTTTGGCAGATAATCTTGATCTATCCAATGGTTATCGTAATTATGTGGATTTTTATAACCTTTAATTCCTAGCTTAACTGCTGATGCGTAATGATTATCTTTTATATAGTTAGGCATTTCATAAATTTCACCGCTATGAATATCGCTTAAAGCAGATGATATAGATGAATAGGCGCTGCTAGATTTTTCGGATAGTGCCATTTCAATTACAATACTACTTAAAATTTGATTAGCTTCTGGAAATCCAACTTCTCTTGCTGCTTGTGTTGCTAAATAAACTCTTGAACATAATTCTGGATTTGCTAGTCCTATATCTTCATATACACAAGCAATTAATCTTCTACATATTGTTGGTAAATCACCACTTGTGATTAATTGAGCCAAATAATAAACAGCAGCATCAGGATCTGATCCTCTAATTGATTTTTGCAATGCTGATTTTAGATTGTGAAAGTGATCTCCATATGATGATACAGAAACGTTTTTGTCAATTACATTTTCTAAAATTTCTTCGGTAATTTCGATATTTTTGTAATATATATCCAATAATTCAATAATGTTAATTCCTTTTCTTAAATCACCATTAACTAAGAAAGAAATCTTATACAAAATATCATCGCTGATATTGGTTATTTGTTTTTTTTCTAAGATTTTTTTATAACCATCAAATAACTCGTAACTAGTTGGATTTTTTAAAAAAATCGTATGAGTTCTAGAACGAATGGCTGGATTGATACTA
The Mycoplasma sp. E35C DNA segment above includes these coding regions:
- a CDS encoding MG_279/MG_280 family protein, translated to MLNFFNKVVRRIVYLFGLLFVLVITGLGAVGVVFHKQIINYYEQYQRESRSFLGSVNESIADIQTILDNEDIQDVPSNIKQTISSAQKSVDGVNDIITKTEDNVKNLSDPIANVERLLHDNKVYFQIVQKQNDWQTAVDTVNSVKGIINELNTDIIPNSKKTLDEIRQNIDSAKNLTTNIDIQGIMRRANRTIGPVRQVLNTINNINDRLSSNDKETVSQYLSLISNILLGVGGSLLALTVFILILRFLLYKSVKGFIVKRSKANQQLAEFIKHVYENYPEVVDELRKSN
- a CDS encoding AAA family ATPase produces the protein MLFASKKDKKPFYNPESIHDLIGQSHLFHEFGLLTRMLNAKQPYSLLIIGEPGVGKTTLCDLLIKELELPSYKYNSASDTSTDLKGYIEKSSQFDKCVILIDEIHRLHRDKQDLLIKGLDAKSFYLFGITTENPYFSINPAIRSRTHTIFLKNPTSYELFDGYKKILEKKQITNISDDILYKISFLVNGDLRKGINIIELLDIYYKNIEITEEILENVIDKNVSVSSYGDHFHNLKSALQKSIRGSDPDAAVYYLAQLITSGDLPTICRRLIACVYEDIGLANPELCSRVYLATQAAREVGFPEANQILSSIVIEMALSEKSSSAYSSISSALSDIHSGEIYEMPNYIKDNHYASAVKLGIKGYKNPHNYDNHWIDQDYLPKELRSKNYYLKQDHNFNEKFIIEHWKKWRKK